The Bos indicus x Bos taurus breed Angus x Brahman F1 hybrid chromosome 3, Bos_hybrid_MaternalHap_v2.0, whole genome shotgun sequence genome includes a window with the following:
- the LOC113887698 gene encoding histone H2A type 2-A: MSGRGKQGGKARAKAKSRSSRAGLQFPVGRVHRLLRKGNYAERVGAGAPVYMAAVLEYLTAEILELAGNAARDNKKTRIIPRHLQLAIRNDEELNKLLGKVTIAQGGVLPNIQAVLLPKKTESHHKAKGK; this comes from the coding sequence ATGTCTGGTCGTGGCAAGCAAGGCGGCAAGGCCCGCGCCAAGGCCAAGTCGCGCTCGTCTCGCGCAGGCTTGCAGTTCCCGGTGGGGCGGGTGCACCGCCTGCTGCGCAAAGGCAACTACGCTGAGCGGGTGGGGGCCGGCGCGCCCGTCTACATGGCGGCGGTCTTGGAGTACCTGACCGCCGAAATCCTGGAGCTGGCGGGCAATGCGGCGCGAGACAACAAGAAGACGCGCATCATCCCTCGTCACCTGCAGCTGGCCATCCGCAACGACGAGGAGCTGAACAAGCTGTTGGGCAAGGTCACCATCGCCCAGGGCGGCGTTTTGCCCAATATCCAGGCCGTGTTGCTCCCGAAGAAGACTGAGAGCCACCACAAGGCAAAGGGCAAGTGA
- the LOC113887707 gene encoding histone H2B type 1: protein MPEPAKSAPAPKKGSKKAVTKAQKKDGKKRKRSRKESYSVYVYKVLKQVHPDTGISSKAMGIMNSFVNDIFERIAGEASRLAHYNKRSTITSREIQTAVRLLLPGELAKHAVSEGTKAVTKYTSSK from the coding sequence ATGCCCGAGCCGGCAAAATCCGCTCCCGCGCCCAAAAAGGGCTCCAAGAAAGCCGTCACCAAAGCCCAGAAAAAGGACGGCAAGAAGCGCAAGCGCAGCCGCAAGGAGAGTTATTCCGTCTACGTGTACAAGGTGTTGAAACAGGTGCACCCGGACACCGGCATCTCGTCCAAAGCCATGGGCATCATGAACTCATTTGTCAACGACATCTTCGAGCGCATCGCGGGCGAAGCGTCGCGCTTGGCGCATTACAACAAGCGCTCGACCATCACGTCCCGGGAGATCCAGACGGCCGTGCGACTTCTGCTGCCCGGCgagctggccaagcacgccgTGTCCGAGGGCACCAAGGCGGTCACCAAGTACACCAGCTCCAAGTGA
- the LOC113882947 gene encoding uncharacterized protein LOC113882947 — MARTKQTARKSTGGKAPRKQLATKAARKSAPATGGVKKPHRYRPGTVALREIRRYQKSTELLIRKLPFQRLVREIAQDFKTDLRFQSSAVMALQEASEAYLVGLFEDTNLCAIHAKRVTIMPKDIQLARRIRGERGFWAAETRAQIGPSYRSGRLAPPIPRLRRDTATRVLTHFRRVKCGISSLQVPRVDYVHGSDRLALGVLCVGDRVPNNILQKHLQHASGLLVNEAGNAFDSPTPSKAPNGGLDMTELVRKPLIQKGLLSPRYTGAADLTENRKRAGGKRSQLSPPTRLSVISAVSDTMARTKQTARKSTGGKAPRKQLATKAARKSAPATGGVKKPHRYRPGTVALREIRRYQKSTELLIRKLPFQRLVREIAQDFKTDLRFQSSAVMALQEASEAYLVGLFEDTNLCAIHAKRVTIMPKDIQLARRIRGERA, encoded by the exons ATGGCTCGTACAAAGCAGACTGCCCGCAAGTCGACCGGTGGCAAGGCCCCGCGGAAGCAGCTGGCCACCAAGGCGGCTCGCAAGAGCGCGCCGGCCACGGGCGGCGTCAAGAAGCCGCATCGCTACCGGCCGGGTACCGTGGCCCTGCGGGAGATCCGACGCTACCAGAAGTCGACCGAGCTGCTGATCCGCAAGCTGCCGTTCCAGCGGCTGGTGCGCGAGATCGCGCAGGACTTCAAGACGGACCTGCGCTTCCAGAGCTCGGCCGTGATGGCGCTGCAGGAGGCGAGCGAGGCCTACCTGGTGGGGCTGTTTGAAGACACGAACCTGTGCGCCATCCACGCCAAGCGCGTGACCATCATGCCCAAAGACATCCAGCTGGCTCGCCGCATCCGCGGGGAGCGG GGCTTTTGGGCGGCTGAGACCCGCGCACAGATTGGACCTTCTTACCGGTCCGGGCGCTTGGCACCCCCCATCCCCCGCCTCCGGAGGGATACCGCCACTCGGGTCCTGACCCACTTCCGCCGAGTAAAGTGCGGCATTTCATCGCTTCAAGTGCCA CGCGTAGACTACGTCCATGGCAGTGACCGTCTTGCGCTTGGCGTGCTCTGTGTAGGTGACCGCGTCCCGAATAACATTCTCCAGAAACACCTTCAACACGCCTCGGGTCTCCTCGTAAATGAGGCCGGAAATGCGTTTGACTCCCCCACGCCGAGCAAGGCGCCGAATGGCGGGCTTG acatgactgagctggtCAGAAAACCTCTGATACAGAAAGGGCTGCTTTCCCCCAGATATACAGGAGCAGCGGACCTGACTGAAAACCGAAAGCGCGCGGGCGGGAAGAGGTCCCAATTGTCCCCGCCCACTCGACTGTCCGTCATTTCTGCGGTTTCC GATACTATGGCGCGTACGAAGCAGACCGCCCGCAAGTCGACCGGTGGCAAGGCCCCGCGGAAGCAGCTGGCCACCAAGGCGGCTCGCAAGAGCGCGCCGGCCACGGGCGGCGTCAAGAAGCCGCATCGTTATAGGCCGGGCACCGTGGCCCTGCGGGAGATTCGGCGCTACCAGAAGTCGACCGAGCTGCTGATCCGCAAGCTGCCGTTCCAGCGGCTGGTGCGCGAGATCGCGCAGGACTTTAAGACCGATCTGCGCTTCCAGAGCTCGGCCGTGATGGCGCTGCAGGAGGCGAGCGAGGCCTACCTGGTGGGGCTGTTTGAAGACACGAACCTGTGCGCCATCCACGCCAAGCGCGTGACCATCATGCCCAAAGACATCCAGCTGGCTCGTCGCATCCGCGGGGAGCGGGCTTAA
- the LOC113887735 gene encoding histone H4, with protein MSGRGKGGKGLGKGGAKRHRKVLRDNIQGITKPAIRRLARRGGVKRISGLIYEETRGVLKVFLENVIRDAVTYTEHAKRKTVTAMDVVYALKRQGRTLYGFGG; from the coding sequence atgtctggaagAGGAAAAGGCGGCAAAGGCTTAGGCAAGGGTGGTGCCAAGCGCCACCGCAAAGTCTTGAGAGATAACATCCAAGGCATCACCAAGCCCGCCATTCGGCGCCTTGCTCGGCGTGGGGGAGTCAAACGCATTTCCGGCCTCATTTACGAGGAGACCCGAGGCGTGTTGAAGGTGTTTCTGGAGAATGTTATTCGGGACGCGGTCACCTACACAGAGCACGCCAAGCGCAAGACGGTCACTGCCATGGACGTAGTCTACGCGCTAAAGCGGCAGGGACGCACCCTCTACGGCTTCGGAGGTTGA